One Glycine max cultivar Williams 82 chromosome 1, Glycine_max_v4.0, whole genome shotgun sequence genomic window, TGGACACATCATATATGCCCGTTGACATAGCAATAAGTGGTCTATAGACAGATATAATTCCAATTATTCTAATCTATCTCCAACTACTAGTACAGCTTTTTAGAACAACCAACTTTACGAAAAACTAAAGGAAAAccgaaattaatatattattttcttcaacTAGTTCTAAGAATTGGCCTGCCTATTTAAGAACATCTTCTGAGATTCTGGTATGCATTGCCAGCACTGTCTACTCCTTTCTGCCCATTCTTCCCTCCTTACCCACTTTCTTCATTTATGGCTCTCTGAACCTGTCCATTCCTTTTTAATTCTAATAACAACACCCTTTTCAGCACTTCactcttataatatatattattatcatcTCCTCTCTTCTTATTAAAGAGTTccgttcctttttatttttcaaaaataaaaataaaaatgtgggCTCTTTTTCTTGGAGCATTGGTTATTATAGGCATAACACATTGGGTTTATAGATGGAGAAATCCTAGTTGCAATGGCAAACTCCCTCCAGGTTCAATGGGTTTCCCCCTTCTGGGTGAGACCCTTCAGTTTTTCTCCCCTAACACCAATTCTGGAATTCCTCCTTTCATCAAGCAGAGAATGAAAAGGTAtatataagtgttttttttattctcaactAAAATAGAAACATTCTTCTAAAGAAGTAAACTTACATATGATCATCCATTTTGAGTTTTTCAGGTATGGACCAATCTTCAAGACCAACTTGGTTGGACGACCAGTTGTAGTATCAACGGACCCTGATCTTAATCACTTCATCTTCCAACAAGAGGGGCAAGTGTTCCAAAGCTGGTACCCAGACACATTCACAGAAATCTTTGGGCGACAAAATGTTGGCTCCTTACATGGGTTTATGTATAAGTACCTTAAGAACATGGTGCTCAATCTGTTTGGTCCTGAAAGCCTTAAAAAGATGCTCCCAGAACTTGAACAAACAACGTGCAGAACATTAGAGCAGTGGTCATGTGAGAACAGTGTTGAATTGAAGGAAGCAACAGCAAGGGTAACATTATTACGCTAACTTCTCTTGTTTTCATCTGTCTCCCTTTTCTATTCCATGTATCTCTAATATGGTTTGCTATGTATATGCTCTCCCATGCAGATGATATTTGATTTGACCGCGAAAAAACTCATCAGTTATGATTCAACAAAGTCCTCGGAGAATTTAAGGGAAAACTTTGTTGCATTTATCCAAGGACTCATCTCCTTCCCCCTAGACATTCCAGGAACAGCTTATCACAAATGCCTGCAGGTAAGTACATCATCCACCAACACTAGTCATTAATTTTACCTCACCTCATGCTATGTGGCTTCCTTCATTGAAATTTCTGCCACTATAAAAACACCTTCAAGTgtataattgtttaattcacTTTCGGTGGATCCTACAATATTACATGAATTTAAGAACTTCAACAAATTTTCTTTCTAACAACGTAACTAGTATTATAGACTAGTAaacccaaaaacaaaacaaaagatatcatCCTAGAGGATTGACCATATCATACAAAATAGTTTCTTTTGATAATGCCAGCAAAGATTGAAAAGCagcatttgtttgttttgtttggtgATATTTCTCAGGGTAGGAAAAGGGCAATGAAGATGCTGAAGAACATGCTGCAGGAAAGACGGAGAATGCAAAGGAAAGAGCAAACAGATTTCTTTGACTATGTTGTTGAAGAACTTAAGAAAGAGGGAACAATCCTCACTGAAGCGATCGCCCTGGACCTCATGTTTGTGCTCCTCTTTGCAAGCTTTGAAACCACTTCTCTCGCTCTCACTTATGCCATAAAATTACTCTCGGACAATCCCGTAGTGCTCAAGCGATTACAAGTAagtatatatgttaaaaatattattaaaacctAATTTcatggctttttcttttttacgtCCCTCGTGTTTTGACTCTATACTAAAATGAAAAGACCCTTGGTATTGTGCCTTTTAGGAAGAACATGAAGCCATCCTCAAACAACGTGAAGATCCTAACTCCGGAGTCACGTGGAAAGAATACAAATCAATGACATTCACATTTCAGGTGGATcaataatttcttcattatatatattttttcttcttaatgttAATTTCTACGTGTACATATCTCATTTAAAAGTCCGTGACGATTTGCAGTTCATAAATGAAACCGTGAGACTCGCAAATATTGTTCCAGGAATCTTCCGAAAGGCACTGagggaaattaattttaagggtATGCCGTATGTGATTGCTTGCTTGTATGCACAAATATCATTCATTTTACGAAAAGTACAGTTTTTGATATATGGCTTTAAATTTGATACACAACCAATTATTGGACTAGTtagaaaattcaatttattaaatttaaatactagAATGTATAAGTCCATGAGTGCACTCACGCATAGCTTGTATTTTAAGTAAGGGAAAAGCGCACAGTATCTGACATTACCTCATTTGGTCAAACATTGAATACATATATACATGCAGGATATACGATACCAGCAGGTTGGGCAGTGATGGTGTGTCCCCCGGCTGTGCACTTGAATCCAGCTAAATATCATGATCCCCTTGCTTTCAACCCATGGAGATGGGAGGTGCGTCTAAGgcatgtttgattttttgttttaaatgtttttttaataaataattataaagtctattttttttgccttattcttgtttttaaatatttgtaagaaattatatgtaaaaaaaagctGCTTTAGCTTAGCTACCAGCTGTCTATAACTATATTCAAGCAACTTAGATTTTAGCTTTCCATCTTTCTTTTACACTTTTAGTGACCCCGAAAAAATGGGCTTTCAGGGAGTGGAACTACATGGTGCCAGCAAAAATTTCATGGCTTTCGGCGGAGGCATGAGATTTTGTGTTGGAACGGACTTCACTAAAGTTCAGATGGCTATGTTTATTCATAGCTTGTTAA contains:
- the LOC100812089 gene encoding cytochrome P450 87A3, which gives rise to MWALFLGALVIIGITHWVYRWRNPSCNGKLPPGSMGFPLLGETLQFFSPNTNSGIPPFIKQRMKRYGPIFKTNLVGRPVVVSTDPDLNHFIFQQEGQVFQSWYPDTFTEIFGRQNVGSLHGFMYKYLKNMVLNLFGPESLKKMLPELEQTTCRTLEQWSCENSVELKEATARMIFDLTAKKLISYDSTKSSENLRENFVAFIQGLISFPLDIPGTAYHKCLQGRKRAMKMLKNMLQERRRMQRKEQTDFFDYVVEELKKEGTILTEAIALDLMFVLLFASFETTSLALTYAIKLLSDNPVVLKRLQEEHEAILKQREDPNSGVTWKEYKSMTFTFQFINETVRLANIVPGIFRKALREINFKGYTIPAGWAVMVCPPAVHLNPAKYHDPLAFNPWRWEGVELHGASKNFMAFGGGMRFCVGTDFTKVQMAMFIHSLLTKYRWRPIKGGNILRTPGLQFPNGFHVQIMEKDQRKQEPEYTTTN